The Microbacterium trichothecenolyticum sequence TGCGCACATAAACGCGGGGTCAACGTGTTTATGCGAGCGAGAAGCGTTTATGCGTGACGTGGCGGCCCGACCAGTCGTCCACTTTGCGCCTACGCGGTCGCGTTCAGCAGCGCCCGCAGATCGGCAGCGAGCATGTCGGGGTGCTCCATCGCGCCGAAGTGACCGCCCGCCGGGAACCGCGTGAATCGCACCGTCGGGTACCACCGCCGAGCGAACGACTCGACACCATGGTCGATGTCGTGCGGGAAGAGCCCGAAGGCGGTGGGCACCGTGACCCGGCCACCGGTCGGCGGGAACCGCCGACGGTCGAAATACACGCGCGCGGCACTACCGGCCGTGCGGGTGAACCAGTGCACCGAGAGGTTCTCGAGGAGCAGGTCGAGCGGGATCCGTTCGAAGACGTCGCCCTCGCCCCACGCTTGGAACTTCTCGAGGTACCAGCTCGCCAGACCGGCCGGCGAGTCGGTGAGCCCGGCGGCCAATGTCTGCGGCTTGGTACGCTGCTCAGCCGCGTAGGCGCCCTCATGACGCTCCCACGCCGCCGCCGCGTCGACCCATTCGCGTTCCTCGTTCGACAGCTGATCGTCGGCTGCGGCGCGCCACAGCGGTACGTCCGACAGATGCAGTCCCGCCACGCGGTCGCGGGCGAGCTGCGCGACCTGATCGGCGATGGCCGTGCCGAGGTCGCCGCCGTGCACCACGAAACGTTCGACGCCGACCTCGTCCACCGCGGCGACGATCCGTTCGGCGTTCCAGCGCGGCCCGCCCGCGTCCCGTGGCGCGGCGTCGCTGAACCCGAAGCCCGGGATGCTCGGAACGATGACGTCGAAGTCGTCGAGGCGGGCCGCCACCTGACGGAAGCGCACGAAGCTGTCGGGCCATCCGTGCACGAGCACGACCGCCGGCGCCCCGACCGTTCCCGAGCGCCAGAGGTGCAGCCGCTCCCCGGGTTCGCCCACGAGAACGTGCTCCTCCGCGCGCAGGCGCTCCTCCACGGCGCCCCAATCGAACACCGCCCACGCGTCGAGCAGTCGCCGCAGGGCCGACGGGCGCGTTCCCCGTGACCAGTCGTCGCCGACATCGTCGGGCCAGCGCGTCATCGCGATCCGGCGGCGGAGGTCGTCGACCTCGTCGGGCGCGGTGCGGGGGTGCAGCCGGGTGATCATGCCCTCACCCTTGCACGCGGCTCTCGCGACGACGACGCGGGAAGTGCCGGAATCCGGCGATTATCCGCCAGCCCTGTCAACGCGCACGGACCGTCGTCTGCGCCTCACGGCTCGCCCGGGCGCTGTGCCGGAAGTCCGACGTAGCATGGGGGCGTGGAACCGCTGGTGATCTTGCTCGCCGAGTGGTGGTGGATCGGCCCCGCGGCGGCCGGTGCGGGCACGCTCGGCTGGATCGGCGTGCGTCAGGCGCGGCGCCAGCGGGCACTGCCCGCGAGTACTACGACCACGGGCGATCGTGCCGCACGCGCGTGGGCATCGCGACCGATGAGCAAGAACGCAGCCCGCCGCCTCGAACTCGACGCCGCGCACCTCGACCTCCTCACGGCGCGGCAGGCCATTGCGCGCGGACGCGCCGACGTCAAGATCGCCGACGCCGAGGTGGTACGCGCTCAGGCCGAGCGGGCGGCATCCCGTGGCTCGTCGGAACATGTCTCCGCTGCACGCGCGCGGCTGGTCGCCGCACAGCACGCGTTGCGCGCCGCCTCCGCCGAGATGCGGGCGCGTCGCGCGGCGGTCAAAGCCGCGCAGGCGATGCTCCCGTCCATCCGCGCGGGCAGCGCCCCGTTGCCGGTGGACCGCCTCCTCGCCGAGCACGACGCGGTGTTGGCCCGCTGGATGGCGTACGAGACCGATCCGGCGCTCGCGATCGACTTCCCGGCGATGTCGGACCCGCGATCCCCCCTCCTCGCCGACTTCCTCCACGCGCACGAGCGTGCGCAATGGCTCCGGCCCGCCTCCGCGCAGACGCGCCTCGAACCCGCCGACTTCCTGGCCTACCGCGACGCGGTCCGCCGCACGGTCAATGCCTTCGATCACGCCGAACGCAGCGCGCGTGGCGGCGACAAGACGCCACCGCCGAGCTTCGACGGTACCGACGCCTGGGGGCGGGTGGCCTCCGAGCTGGCCGAGACCGCGCAACGCGCCCTCGCGCGATCGATGGAGTCGATGGGTCGCACCGCAGCGCGCAACTGGACCGAGCGCAGCGCGAAGCGCGCGCAGAAGAAGAACCCGGATGGCGCCACGGGCGACGGCCCGGTGTGGCCGCCGCCCGCACGCGATCGGCCTCGGCCACCGGCATCCTGAATCCCGCACCACCGACCGGCGTAGCATGACGCCGTGCACGACATCTGGAACTTCGCGGGCAGCTACTGGTGGCTCGTCTTCCCCGTCTTCGGTATGACGATGGGGGCCATCAACGCGCGTGCCAAGCACCGCGAGGTTCAGGCCCGCCGCCGCCACCGCGAGCAGCTCGAACTGATCCGCGCACAGGGCGGCGCGTCGCCCGCTCCGCTCCCCGCGAGCGACGACCAGCAGCGTGTCGTCGACGCCCACGACGCCGTCACCCACCGCTGGCTCGAGTACGAGCTCGACGCGTCGAAACTCATCAGCTATCCCGCCATGAGCGACGGCCGCCAGCCACTGACGGCGGCGTTCCTGCGCGCGAAGAAGGTCGCCGACAATCTGCGCCCGCGGGGCGGCGAGACGCTCGTGCCCGACCGGCTCAAGGAGTACCGCGACGCCGTCACCGACTACGAGGTGGCATTCGACGTCGCCGAACGCGATGCGCGCCGCGTCAAAGACGCCGCCTTCTCGGCGGACGAGCGCAGACGCCTCGACACCGCCAAGCAGTTGCTCACGGTCGCGACCGATCAGGCCGCGACCCCCAGCGAGCGCCAGCTGGCCTACAAACGCGTCCGGGAGGAACTCGATGGCCTCATCTGGCTCTCGGATGAGGCCGTGGTCGAGCTCGAGAAGAAGGTGGCGCTGGAGCTTCCGCGCACGCCCACCGCACCGGCATCCCCTCCTCCCGCCGAACCGGCGGCCTGACGGCCACGGTCGATCTCAGCGCGCCCGGCGTATGCGCACCGGCCCGCGCGCGGTGATCACGTCGACCACCTCACCCCTCTGCGTCACCTCGACCTCACCGAGGCCGACGAGTTCGTGGGCGGCC is a genomic window containing:
- a CDS encoding epoxide hydrolase family protein gives rise to the protein MITRLHPRTAPDEVDDLRRRIAMTRWPDDVGDDWSRGTRPSALRRLLDAWAVFDWGAVEERLRAEEHVLVGEPGERLHLWRSGTVGAPAVVLVHGWPDSFVRFRQVAARLDDFDVIVPSIPGFGFSDAAPRDAGGPRWNAERIVAAVDEVGVERFVVHGGDLGTAIADQVAQLARDRVAGLHLSDVPLWRAAADDQLSNEEREWVDAAAAWERHEGAYAAEQRTKPQTLAAGLTDSPAGLASWYLEKFQAWGEGDVFERIPLDLLLENLSVHWFTRTAGSAARVYFDRRRFPPTGGRVTVPTAFGLFPHDIDHGVESFARRWYPTVRFTRFPAGGHFGAMEHPDMLAADLRALLNATA